One stretch of Vicinamibacterales bacterium DNA includes these proteins:
- a CDS encoding MFS transporter has translation MSDAYAALRHPFVRSFAIGRFAAIAGWQMINVAVGWLLYERTGDPWALGLVGAVELAPVLVLMIVAGNAADRYPRRNIGIFAHGLLTLVAIGLALVAAANGPIWAIYSLLALIGTARAFASPSVNTILPQLLAPGEFANANAWLSSTFQLAAISGPAIGGLLIAATGGAAVPFAVAAVGQVIFVAMLFTMPVRVPPPASGRRSAGDVFAGFRFVRNNPLFLSAITLDLFAVLFGGAVALLPMFAKDILAVGPAGLGWLRAAPGAGALVMALVTTRLRPWRRPGRVLLVVVAGFGLATIGFGLSRSFALSMACLFLTGVFDNVSVVIRLTLEQTITPDHLRGRVSAINYVFVGFSNEFGAFESGATAALFGPTLSVVGGGFATLLVVAIVGAAFPQLARIGPLHTLAPRESLSAIASAKADLSPVASAKGEG, from the coding sequence GTGAGCGACGCCTACGCCGCGCTCCGCCATCCCTTCGTCCGGTCGTTCGCCATCGGCCGCTTCGCCGCGATTGCCGGCTGGCAGATGATCAACGTCGCGGTCGGGTGGCTGCTCTACGAGCGCACCGGCGATCCCTGGGCGCTGGGCCTGGTCGGCGCCGTCGAACTGGCGCCGGTGCTGGTGCTGATGATCGTCGCCGGCAATGCCGCCGATCGGTATCCGCGCCGGAACATCGGCATCTTCGCGCATGGCCTGCTCACGCTGGTGGCGATCGGGCTCGCGCTGGTGGCGGCGGCCAACGGCCCGATCTGGGCCATCTACTCGCTGCTCGCGCTGATCGGCACGGCGCGCGCGTTTGCGTCGCCGTCGGTCAACACCATCCTGCCGCAGTTGCTCGCGCCCGGCGAGTTTGCCAACGCCAACGCGTGGCTGTCGTCCACGTTCCAGCTGGCGGCGATCAGCGGGCCGGCGATCGGCGGGCTGCTGATCGCGGCGACGGGCGGCGCGGCGGTGCCCTTTGCGGTCGCGGCGGTGGGGCAGGTGATCTTCGTGGCGATGCTGTTCACCATGCCGGTGCGCGTGCCGCCGCCGGCCAGCGGCCGCCGCAGCGCCGGCGACGTGTTCGCCGGCTTCCGGTTCGTGCGCAACAACCCGCTGTTCCTGTCGGCCATCACGCTGGATCTGTTCGCCGTCCTCTTTGGCGGCGCCGTGGCGCTGCTGCCGATGTTCGCCAAGGACATCCTCGCCGTCGGCCCGGCCGGGCTCGGCTGGCTGCGCGCCGCGCCCGGCGCCGGCGCGCTCGTCATGGCGCTGGTCACCACGCGGCTGCGGCCGTGGCGACGCCCGGGCCGCGTCCTGCTGGTAGTGGTGGCGGGGTTCGGGCTGGCGACCATTGGCTTCGGCCTGTCGCGCTCGTTCGCGCTCTCGATGGCGTGCCTGTTCCTGACCGGGGTGTTCGACAACGTCAGCGTGGTGATCCGGCTCACGCTCGAACAGACCATCACGCCGGACCACCTCCGGGGCCGCGTCTCGGCCATCAACTACGTGTTCGTGGGCTTCTCGAACGAGTTCGGGGCGTTCGAGAGCGGCGCCACGGCGGCGCTGTTCGGGCCGACATTGTCGGTGGTGGGCGGCGGCTTCGCCACGCTCCTCGTCGTCGCCATCGTCGGGGCGGCGTTTCCGCAGCTGGCGCGCATCGGCCCGCTGCATACGCTCGCTCCGCGCGAAAGCCTGTCGGCCATAGCTTCAGCGAAGGCGGACCTGTCCCCCGTAGCTTCAGCGAAGGGGGAAGGATAG
- a CDS encoding protein kinase — MISLVGAGGMGEVYRARDMKLQREVALKVLPVALAGDAERLARFRREAQTLAALNHPHIAQVHGLESADDTLALVMEFVEGEDLAQVVSRGPVPVDEALAIADQIADGLDAAHAIGIVHRDLKPANLKVKADGTVKVLDFGLAKAFETNPMSTTADNSPTITTPAMTRAGVILGTAAYMSPEQARVKAVDRRTDVWSFGCVLFELLTGRRAFDGETIPDVLAAIVHKEPDWTLLPPSLPEAVRRVLQRCLEKDVRKRVSQVAVVRYAIEGSAPPIASSSPSGVKVPTWNRAWVLVAGTVLAATAFAAGWKVGPITNPVVARETVRFDLNLPPSVSLAPVGGSGIAELALSPDGTILAFTGVDAASKRLWLRRFDTGELRALPGTDGAENPIWSPDGQRLAYRTGSTLKFVGVQGDAIQLAASIPTEWGVNIWGGTWGTNGVILLGNRTPVDGRGLIRVDATSGAVQVETTCDQGCQNHTQPVFLDDGRRYLFVRQGHERGVWLGTLSSMSVEQVLADPTAVAIGGGRLFHVDPNRQALLSTAFDSATGRITGSSSSIAGPVGLSAVTGRASFSVSRSGSLIWTAMPNATRRLVVVDRRGEPAGRDLAEGRLSTMKVSPDGRVVVYGNRADGEVSQNLWLADMARGTTTRLTFLQAGNASDGRWSPDMSQLAFTFDSGSNRLIKIVSAFGGEPRTLAVDQLQPSVDDWTPDGQFIIYHAISSRELWAARVDGKAAPMLLVKPAAGRIDQPSVSPDNKWLVFQTEEGGRSEVYVSPFLKADRRWQVSAEGGVQPTWSHDGRELFFAALDGSLMSVRVTPKGDGLEFGTPQALFDLGFVPTFGTEQYDVLPDGRGFLVMKPQGERDSDASRILSVWLNAVGPTP, encoded by the coding sequence GTGATTTCCCTCGTCGGCGCGGGTGGCATGGGAGAGGTCTACCGCGCGCGCGACATGAAGCTCCAGCGCGAGGTCGCGTTGAAGGTGCTGCCTGTCGCGCTGGCCGGCGATGCGGAGCGGCTCGCCCGGTTTCGGCGAGAGGCGCAGACGCTGGCGGCCCTCAACCACCCCCACATCGCTCAGGTTCACGGTCTCGAGTCGGCCGATGACACGCTGGCCCTCGTGATGGAGTTCGTGGAAGGCGAGGACCTGGCACAGGTCGTGTCACGCGGCCCCGTGCCGGTCGATGAAGCCCTCGCGATTGCCGACCAGATCGCCGATGGACTCGACGCCGCCCACGCGATTGGCATTGTGCATCGCGACCTCAAGCCCGCGAACCTCAAGGTGAAAGCAGACGGCACCGTGAAAGTGCTCGACTTCGGTCTCGCGAAGGCGTTCGAGACGAATCCAATGAGCACGACGGCGGATAATTCCCCCACCATCACCACACCGGCAATGACGCGCGCCGGCGTCATTCTGGGAACGGCCGCTTACATGAGCCCCGAGCAGGCACGTGTCAAGGCGGTGGACCGCCGCACCGACGTGTGGTCCTTTGGTTGCGTGCTATTCGAATTGCTCACCGGCCGGCGTGCCTTCGACGGCGAAACCATTCCCGACGTGCTCGCCGCCATCGTCCACAAGGAACCCGATTGGACGTTGCTGCCCCCATCACTTCCGGAGGCGGTTCGACGAGTACTGCAGCGATGTCTGGAGAAGGACGTTCGCAAGCGCGTCTCGCAAGTCGCGGTGGTCCGCTACGCGATCGAAGGGTCGGCTCCGCCCATCGCGTCATCCTCGCCGTCCGGCGTGAAAGTGCCGACATGGAACCGCGCATGGGTCTTGGTCGCCGGCACGGTTCTGGCCGCGACGGCGTTTGCGGCCGGGTGGAAGGTGGGGCCGATCACGAATCCTGTGGTCGCGCGCGAGACGGTTCGGTTCGACCTGAATCTGCCGCCGTCGGTCAGCCTTGCACCTGTCGGCGGTAGTGGCATCGCCGAACTGGCCCTCTCGCCGGACGGGACGATACTGGCCTTTACTGGGGTTGATGCCGCATCGAAACGGCTGTGGCTTCGTCGGTTCGATACCGGAGAATTGCGTGCGCTTCCCGGAACCGATGGAGCCGAGAATCCGATCTGGTCGCCTGACGGGCAGCGGTTGGCGTACAGGACCGGCAGCACCTTGAAGTTCGTCGGGGTGCAGGGTGACGCCATCCAACTGGCGGCCTCCATCCCGACGGAATGGGGCGTCAACATCTGGGGCGGAACATGGGGCACCAACGGTGTCATTCTGCTCGGCAATCGGACCCCGGTGGACGGCCGCGGGCTGATCCGAGTGGATGCCACGAGCGGAGCGGTTCAGGTCGAGACGACATGTGACCAGGGCTGCCAGAACCACACCCAGCCAGTGTTCCTGGACGACGGACGCCGCTACCTGTTCGTGCGGCAGGGTCATGAACGTGGCGTATGGCTTGGCACGCTTTCGTCCATGTCGGTTGAGCAGGTCCTGGCCGACCCGACCGCGGTCGCGATCGGTGGGGGCCGCCTGTTTCACGTCGATCCCAACCGCCAGGCACTGCTATCAACGGCGTTCGACAGCGCGACCGGAAGGATTACCGGATCGTCAAGCTCGATCGCGGGTCCGGTGGGTCTGTCGGCCGTGACGGGCCGGGCCTCGTTCTCGGTTTCCCGAAGTGGTTCGCTTATCTGGACGGCCATGCCAAATGCGACCAGACGACTGGTCGTGGTGGACCGGCGCGGTGAGCCTGCGGGTCGCGATCTGGCCGAGGGGCGGCTCTCAACCATGAAAGTCTCGCCAGACGGCCGGGTGGTTGTGTATGGCAACCGGGCGGACGGGGAGGTCAGCCAGAATCTCTGGCTGGCTGACATGGCGCGAGGGACCACCACGCGACTCACGTTTCTACAAGCGGGGAATGCGTCGGACGGGCGGTGGTCGCCAGACATGTCGCAGCTCGCCTTCACTTTTGACTCGGGTTCGAATCGGCTTATCAAGATCGTTTCAGCATTCGGCGGCGAACCGCGCACGCTGGCCGTCGACCAGCTGCAACCCTCGGTGGACGATTGGACTCCTGATGGGCAGTTCATCATCTATCACGCCATCTCATCGCGCGAACTCTGGGCCGCTCGCGTCGACGGCAAGGCCGCTCCGATGTTGCTGGTCAAGCCGGCGGCCGGACGCATCGATCAGCCCTCAGTCTCGCCAGACAACAAGTGGCTCGTGTTCCAGACCGAGGAAGGCGGGCGGTCTGAAGTGTACGTGTCGCCGTTTCTGAAGGCCGACCGGCGATGGCAGGTGTCTGCCGAAGGCGGGGTGCAGCCCACCTGGAGCCACGACGGGCGCGAGCTATTCTTCGCCGCGCTTGATGGCTCGCTGATGTCCGTGAGGGTCACGCCGAAGGGCGACGGGCTGGAGTTCGGGACACCCCAGGCGCTGTTCGACCTGGGCTTCGTTCCCACCTTTGGCACCGAGCAATATGACGTGCTGCCGGATGGCCGGGGTTTTCTCGTAATGAAGCCGCAAGGTGAAAGAGACTCGGACGCCTCGCGGATTCTGTCGGTGTGGCTGAACGCCGTTGGACCGACACCCTAG
- a CDS encoding glycosyltransferase, whose translation MRIGVQAWGSEGDIRPLIAIGAGLVQRGHLVELVYTDIANRSYEAVAASLGMTARAVATPVIADETELYEIGLQAIFTRNPLTQGKIIFDRLLKPVEGAVFDAAVDLVGRCDLLVTHLLLNQARAAAELAGKPAVSVTFAHNLVPSRHIHPQGLPHLGQTANAIGWALARFVLNRVMRGPVNDFRRRVGVPPVKDLLLDGWASHLLNLIAVSPALCPEPPDWPAWNRVCGFLALPSTTHEQIAPELEAFINAGPPPVFMGFGSLMPVSSSYLTDTVAVMKEAVRMAGCRAIIQAEVPPERGDRLMVVSRTPHAQLFPRCAAVVHHCGAGTTHTTLKAGVPSVAVPHVSDQFAWAGELQRLGVAPPAVTRRTLTAAKLARRLTEVLANPGLRARAAAFAARMKDDDGPARAAVLIEEAASAFAARGRFGGTMP comes from the coding sequence ATGAGAATCGGGGTTCAGGCCTGGGGCAGCGAAGGCGACATCCGTCCGCTGATCGCGATTGGCGCCGGCCTGGTCCAACGGGGGCACCTCGTCGAACTGGTCTACACCGACATCGCCAACCGGAGCTACGAAGCGGTGGCCGCGTCGCTCGGGATGACGGCGCGCGCGGTGGCGACGCCGGTGATCGCCGACGAAACCGAGCTCTACGAGATCGGCCTGCAGGCGATCTTCACCCGCAATCCCCTCACGCAGGGCAAGATCATCTTCGATCGGCTGCTCAAGCCGGTCGAAGGCGCGGTCTTCGATGCCGCCGTCGATCTCGTCGGGCGATGCGATTTACTGGTGACCCACTTGTTGCTCAACCAGGCGCGCGCCGCCGCGGAGCTGGCCGGCAAGCCGGCTGTCAGCGTGACCTTCGCGCACAACCTGGTGCCCTCGCGCCACATTCATCCGCAGGGCCTGCCCCACCTGGGCCAGACCGCCAACGCCATAGGCTGGGCCCTCGCGCGCTTCGTGCTGAACCGCGTCATGCGCGGGCCGGTGAACGACTTCCGCCGCCGCGTCGGCGTGCCGCCGGTCAAGGACCTGCTGCTCGATGGCTGGGCCTCGCACCTGCTCAACCTGATCGCCGTCAGCCCGGCGCTCTGTCCCGAGCCGCCGGACTGGCCGGCCTGGAATCGCGTGTGCGGCTTCCTCGCGCTGCCGTCAACGACCCACGAGCAGATCGCGCCGGAGCTCGAGGCGTTCATCAACGCCGGCCCGCCGCCGGTGTTCATGGGGTTCGGCAGCCTCATGCCGGTCAGCTCGTCATACCTCACCGACACGGTGGCCGTGATGAAAGAGGCGGTGCGGATGGCCGGGTGCCGCGCGATCATCCAGGCCGAGGTGCCGCCCGAGCGCGGCGATCGCCTGATGGTGGTCAGCCGGACGCCCCACGCGCAGCTCTTCCCGCGATGCGCGGCGGTGGTGCACCACTGCGGCGCCGGCACCACGCACACGACCCTGAAGGCGGGCGTTCCGTCGGTGGCCGTGCCGCACGTCTCCGATCAATTCGCGTGGGCCGGGGAGCTGCAACGGCTCGGCGTCGCCCCGCCGGCGGTGACCCGCCGGACCTTGACGGCGGCGAAACTGGCGCGGCGCCTCACCGAAGTGTTGGCAAACCCGGGCCTGCGGGCAAGGGCGGCGGCATTCGCCGCCCGTATGAAAGACGATGACGGCCCGGCGCGGGCGGCGGTGTTGATCGAAGAAGCGGCATCCGCCTTCGCGGCCAGGGGCCGCTTCGGCGGGACCATGCCGTAG
- a CDS encoding proline dehydrogenase family protein: MSVARTLFLKASESKWLRDNGTRAPFVRRAVSRFMPGESFDDMVVAARAMAKQGVTAVFTRLGENVKDLAEADAVAEHYLEGIDQIRALNLLCEPSIKLTQLGLDIDRELAYGHLRDLAARTHAAGNYLWVDMEQSSYVEVTLDLTRRLRAEFPRVGVCLQAYLFRTREDLVELMGRGIGIRLVKGAYNEPATVAFPKKSEVDANYYALAQVMLDAGSRAAGGRAVFGTHDVPLIDAIRRHAAATGAKPAEFEFHMLYGIQKPTQLRLAEDGASVRVLIAYGDYWFPWYMRRLAERPANVWFVAKSLFG, from the coding sequence ATGAGCGTTGCCCGCACCCTCTTTCTGAAGGCTTCCGAAAGCAAGTGGCTCCGTGACAACGGCACCAGGGCGCCGTTCGTGCGCCGCGCCGTATCCCGGTTCATGCCCGGGGAGTCGTTCGACGACATGGTGGTGGCGGCGCGGGCCATGGCCAAGCAAGGCGTCACCGCGGTGTTCACGCGGCTTGGCGAGAACGTCAAGGACCTGGCCGAGGCCGACGCCGTGGCCGAGCACTACCTCGAGGGGATCGACCAGATTCGCGCCCTCAACCTGTTGTGCGAGCCGTCGATCAAGCTGACGCAGCTCGGACTCGACATCGACCGCGAGCTGGCCTACGGCCACCTCCGCGACCTGGCGGCGCGCACCCACGCCGCCGGCAACTACCTCTGGGTCGACATGGAGCAGTCGAGCTACGTCGAGGTCACGCTCGACCTGACCCGCCGCCTGCGCGCCGAGTTCCCGCGCGTCGGCGTGTGCCTCCAGGCCTACCTGTTTCGCACGCGCGAAGACCTGGTCGAGCTGATGGGCCGCGGCATCGGGATCCGGCTCGTGAAGGGCGCCTACAACGAGCCGGCGACGGTGGCCTTTCCGAAGAAGAGCGAGGTGGACGCGAACTACTACGCGCTGGCCCAGGTGATGCTGGACGCCGGCTCGCGCGCGGCCGGCGGCCGCGCGGTGTTCGGCACCCACGACGTGCCGCTGATCGACGCCATCCGCCGCCACGCCGCCGCCACCGGCGCCAAGCCCGCGGAGTTCGAGTTCCACATGCTCTACGGCATCCAGAAGCCCACGCAGCTCCGCCTCGCCGAAGACGGCGCCTCGGTGCGCGTTCTGATTGCCTACGGCGATTACTGGTTCCCCTGGTACATGCGCCGCCTCGCCGAACGGCCCGCGAACGTCTGGTTCGTGGCGAAGTCGCTGTTCGGGTAG
- a CDS encoding type II toxin-antitoxin system RelE/ParE family toxin, producing the protein MIKSFRSADTRALFETGKSKRFGAIVAVATRKLTQLEAAATLEFLRSPPGNHLEALKGDRKGQHSIRINDQWRICFRWTAAGPEDVEIVDYH; encoded by the coding sequence GTGATCAAGAGCTTTCGCTCTGCCGACACGCGGGCGTTGTTCGAAACGGGAAAGTCGAAGCGTTTCGGAGCCATCGTGGCGGTCGCCACGCGCAAGCTCACACAACTCGAGGCGGCAGCCACGCTGGAGTTCCTGCGGTCGCCCCCAGGCAATCATCTGGAAGCACTGAAAGGCGACCGGAAGGGTCAGCACAGTATCCGGATCAACGACCAGTGGCGCATTTGTTTTCGTTGGACGGCGGCCGGACCTGAAGATGTCGAGATTGTGGATTATCACTGA
- a CDS encoding HigA family addiction module antitoxin, translated as MKTKIKIKNGMRPVHPGEVLREDFLRPAGLTANALANILHVPAPRINDIVRERRGVSADTAMRLARYFGGDAHSWLNLQAIYDLRLAELANARKIAREIMPLAG; from the coding sequence ATGAAGACCAAGATCAAGATCAAGAACGGAATGCGGCCGGTTCACCCCGGTGAAGTGTTGCGGGAGGACTTCTTGCGGCCGGCTGGCCTGACCGCGAACGCCCTGGCCAACATCCTGCACGTGCCGGCACCACGCATCAACGACATCGTGCGCGAACGACGCGGGGTCTCCGCAGATACGGCGATGCGGCTGGCGCGGTATTTTGGTGGTGACGCCCACTCGTGGCTCAATCTTCAAGCCATTTATGACCTGCGTCTCGCGGAGCTGGCCAACGCGCGAAAGATCGCGCGCGAGATCATGCCGCTTGCGGGGTAG